CGACAATCGAGCGAAATGGGAATACCTTCAAGGCCAAGTACAAGGGCAAAGTTGAAGGCGACACGATCAAGGGCAAAGTCGAGCGCGAGCGCAACGGCGAAACCGTAGAACGCGATTGGGAAGCCAAACGCGAGAAGCAGTAGTCTCTTCAGGTCGTAGCTGATGATCCTGCACGTAGACATGGATGCGTTCTACGCGTCGATCGAAGAGAGGGACGACCCTTCGTTGGTCGGCCATCCGGTCATCGTGGGCGGCGTGCCGGATCAGCGCGGGGTCGTCGCGGCGGCAAACTACGAGGCACGTCGCTACGGCGTTCACAGCGCCATGGCTTCGGCCACGGCGTACCGACTTTGCCCACATGCAATCGTACTTCCGCCGCGGCTTGACTATTACGCCGAGGTGTCATGCCGGATTCGCGCGATCTTCGAACGTTTTACGCCTTTGGTCGAGCCCTTGTCTTTGGACGAGGCGTTTCTGGACGTGTCGGGGAGCATCCAACTATTCGGGACGCCAGAAACGATTGGCAAGCGGATCAAGGAAGAGATTCGCGACGAACTCCGGCTGGTGGCCTCGGTGGGGATTGCTCCTAACAAGTTCCTCGCCAAGATCGCCAGCGACTTGCAAAAGCCCGACGGCTTTGTCGTGGTGGCTCCCGACGCGGTGCAATCGTTTCTCGATCCGCTGCCGGTGGGCCGGTTATGGGGAGTCGGCCGGGCAACGAACGCGTCATTGCAGCGACTAGGAATCGAAACCATCGGTCAGTTACGCGCGCTTTCCTCGTCGATTTTGGAGCAAATCAGCGGCCAACTTGGCATGCGGTTTTGGCAGCTGGCGCACGGGGTCGACAACCGCAAGGTCGTTCCCGATCGGGAAGCAAAGACCATCTCGCACGAGACGACTTTCGCCAGCGACATCTCCGACGTTAATGCACTGCGAGTGTGGCTATGGGAACTGACCGAACAGGTGGCTCGGCGCTTGCGCCGTCATGAGCTTAAAGGTCGCACCGTACACCTCAAGATCCGCTCGCACGAATTCCGGACATTGACGCGGGCTCGGACCTTGGCCCGCCCCACGGACGTAACGCAAGAGGTATGGCAAGCGGTCGCCGAGCTGTTGGATGAGCTCCGTGCGAGCGAGCGCTTCCCCGTCCGACTGCTGGGCGTGGGCGTCAGCAATCTGCAAAAGGACGCGAAGGCGCAGCTCGGCTTGTTCGATAGCGAAGAGCACCTCAAACAGCGTCAGCTCGACAAAGTTGCCGACAGCATTCGTGATCGCTACGGGGCAAACAGCATTAAGCGCGGTACCAGGCTGAGGCGCGACGGAACGCCAGACCACACGAAACAGCCAGCAAATCCCGGCTTCCCTCAGGACCCCGATTCCGCCCGCCACTTCTTTCCCTCCGGCCGCAGGCCGTAGAAGCGCACCGCGTTATCGTGGAACAGTTTGGTCCGCGCAGCGGTGGATTGCGCTCGTGTGATTTCATCGAGCGACTCGACCCAGCGGCGGTAGGTGGATGTGAGGGTGCAAACGGGCCAATCGCCGCCGAACATCACCCGATTCTCGCCGAACGTGTCGAGCGTGAATTGAATGTTCGGCGCCAGTTGCTCGACCGTCCAATCAGGCTTGGCCGAAGCGACAATGCCCGACACCTTGCAGACCACGTGATCGTGATCCGCCAGGTGCCGCATCCCTTCCATCCACGGTCTGCGCTTGTCGGGTTCGGTCTCTTGCACACTCATGTTGCCACAGTGATCGACGATGAATCGTGTGTGTGGGCATTGCGCCACCAGCTTGTCGCCGTCGAGCAGTTCGCCCGAACGCATGCACAAATCAAAACTCAGGCCGTGCTCGCCCAGGAACTGAATATCGCGCACGAAACCAGGTTCGAGGCAATAGCCCGCGGGCGTTGTCGGTACGTGCAAAACCTGGCGCACCCCTTTGATCGCCGTGGCGTCCTTGAACTTGAGAATGTATTCGCGAAAGCCTGGCTGCCCGGGCCGGCCCGAAATCACGGCCGCGGCCATCGGATTATCCTCGCGCCGGCAGAGGTCGATCACGTAGCGGGCTTCGGCCTCTTGCTGCGTGGGCGTGACGTCCACCTCCATGTACACGGTCTGCGCGATCGGCAAGCCCGCCGTTGCCTGAAAATAGTCTGACATCAGAAAATCGCGCCCGAGGACTTTGTTGTCCTTCGCCCAGGGCAAAGAAAACCGTTTCAAATCCCACAAGTGCTGGTGGGTATCGACAATTCGAGGTAACTCGGGTTTTGTCATGCTGCGTGTCTTTTGCTTCCAGGACAGGACGTTCCAGAAAGTCGCTTGAGCGGCCAGGACTAGTGTAACCCGTGGCGCGGCGGGTCGCTCTTTAGTTGCGCCAGGGCGGAGGGTACACTAAACGCGTTCGATTTCCCCGCCTGCCTAGGGTGCTTCAGCGAGCGCCGCCCGCGATAACGTACGTCGATCCCGCCTGCTAAACGTCGGAGCGATCAACTTGCTTCGCTATTTACCAGTTGTTGTGGGTGTCCTCTTCGCTCCGCAGTCCGCGGCTGCCGAGGAACGTGATCCGCAATTCTCGCCCCAACAAATTGCGTTCTTCGAAACCGAGATCCGGCCGCTACTTTCGACGCATTGCTGGAAGTGCCACGGCCCCGACAAGCAGCAAGGCAATCTGCGGCTCGACTCGCGCGCCGCGATATTGGAGGGCGGGGACCTCGGGCCGGCCGCCACGCCCGCGACTCCCCGCGAAAGTCAGCTCGTCATCGCCGTACGGTACGCGGGCGAACTCAAGATGCCTCCCTCGGGCAAGCTGAGCGAACGCCAGATCGCGGCACTTGAGCGCTGGGTGAACGAAGGTCTCGCGTGGCCGGCCACCGATTCTCCAGCGGACAATCCGTCGGCCGGTCAGGCCAGTGCCGCGAAAGCGGAACGGCCGGTGCCCTGGTCGTTTCAACCGGTGGTCGATCCCCCGGTGCCTGATGTTGCGCGCGCGGCGTGGTGTCGCGGTCCGCTCGACCGATTCGTGCTCGCGCGGCTCGAAGGCGCCGGCTTCACACCTTCTCCGCCCGCCGACAAACGTACTTTGTTGCGCCGGGCCAGGTTCGACCTGCTTGGGCTTCCGCCCACGCCGCGCGAGATCGACGAGTTTTTGGCCGACGACGCGCCCGATGCCTTTGCACGATTGATCGATCGTTATCTGGCGTCGCCCGAATACGGTCAGCGCTGGGGCCGGCATTGGCTGGACGTCGCGCGCTATGCCGACTCGAATGGGCAGGACGAGAACCTGGCCTACGTCAACGCGTTTCGCTACCGCGACTACGTCGTCGACGCATTCAACAGCGACAAGCCGTACGACCAGTTTGTCCGCGAACAAGTCGCCGGCGACTTGCTGCCGGCCAGTACGGACCACGAACGCTTCGAGCAGTTGGTTGCGACCGGCTTCCTCACCTTGGGTCCAAAGATGCTCGCCGAGGACGATCCCGTAAAGATGCAGATGGACATCGTCGACGAGCAACTCGACACCATGGGGGGCGCCTTCCTGGGAATGACGTTTGGCTGTGCGCGCTGCCACGATCACAAATTCGATCCGATCTCGACGGCCGATTACTACGCGCTTGCGGGCATCTTCAAGAGCACGCAGACGATGGACAATTTCAAGGTGGTCGCCAAGTGGCACGAACGCCCTCTGGCAACGGCCGCGGAAATTTCCACGGTCGCCGCCCATGCTGCGAGTCTCACGTCCAGGAAAAGCGAACTGACCGCCCACGTTGAGCAGGCGAATCGGGCGCTTGTGACCGCGGCGCGGGGGCGGATGGCAGACTATATCGTGGCCGCGAGCGAACTGCTCGACGCCCCGCCGCTGGAATCGCTGGTCGGTAATGT
The Pirellulales bacterium DNA segment above includes these coding regions:
- a CDS encoding DNA polymerase IV, which produces MILHVDMDAFYASIEERDDPSLVGHPVIVGGVPDQRGVVAAANYEARRYGVHSAMASATAYRLCPHAIVLPPRLDYYAEVSCRIRAIFERFTPLVEPLSLDEAFLDVSGSIQLFGTPETIGKRIKEEIRDELRLVASVGIAPNKFLAKIASDLQKPDGFVVVAPDAVQSFLDPLPVGRLWGVGRATNASLQRLGIETIGQLRALSSSILEQISGQLGMRFWQLAHGVDNRKVVPDREAKTISHETTFASDISDVNALRVWLWELTEQVARRLRRHELKGRTVHLKIRSHEFRTLTRARTLARPTDVTQEVWQAVAELLDELRASERFPVRLLGVGVSNLQKDAKAQLGLFDSEEHLKQRQLDKVADSIRDRYGANSIKRGTRLRRDGTPDHTKQPANPGFPQDPDSARHFFPSGRRP
- a CDS encoding amidohydrolase family protein; this encodes MTKPELPRIVDTHQHLWDLKRFSLPWAKDNKVLGRDFLMSDYFQATAGLPIAQTVYMEVDVTPTQQEAEARYVIDLCRREDNPMAAAVISGRPGQPGFREYILKFKDATAIKGVRQVLHVPTTPAGYCLEPGFVRDIQFLGEHGLSFDLCMRSGELLDGDKLVAQCPHTRFIVDHCGNMSVQETEPDKRRPWMEGMRHLADHDHVVCKVSGIVASAKPDWTVEQLAPNIQFTLDTFGENRVMFGGDWPVCTLTSTYRRWVESLDEITRAQSTAARTKLFHDNAVRFYGLRPEGKKWRAESGS
- a CDS encoding DUF1549 domain-containing protein — encoded protein: MLRYLPVVVGVLFAPQSAAAEERDPQFSPQQIAFFETEIRPLLSTHCWKCHGPDKQQGNLRLDSRAAILEGGDLGPAATPATPRESQLVIAVRYAGELKMPPSGKLSERQIAALERWVNEGLAWPATDSPADNPSAGQASAAKAERPVPWSFQPVVDPPVPDVARAAWCRGPLDRFVLARLEGAGFTPSPPADKRTLLRRARFDLLGLPPTPREIDEFLADDAPDAFARLIDRYLASPEYGQRWGRHWLDVARYADSNGQDENLAYVNAFRYRDYVVDAFNSDKPYDQFVREQVAGDLLPASTDHERFEQLVATGFLTLGPKMLAEDDPVKMQMDIVDEQLDTMGGAFLGMTFGCARCHDHKFDPISTADYYALAGIFKSTQTMDNFKVVAKWHERPLATAAEISTVAAHAASLTSRKSELTAHVEQANRALVTAARGRMADYIVAASELLDAPPLESLVGNVAGDAKSGAAGGAAKRATANLPADTILLEAESFARGNVLVDTANYGADIGVILNRGELPNFVEYDLDVPRAGMYQIELRYAAAEPRGVMLFVDGQLRKTIAAAMATGSWHPDTQRWVPEGVFALPAGPVVLRLERSAGPFPHFDCLAIVPRMIAPDGPQPLAAEELARERGLVLGFLQQWVMYLTEARKSSTSIWQPWFACRQQAQISPDQFSDVAAGVAARVAECQPATVKQLAAFYQTQIEAADKKAAEGAPGVKLDATDEALRAVITAKDGPLRVVDHAESYYPAADRKLLAKLQQDVADLEKSAPAELPHAMAVEEGTATDLQIHIRGSHLALGELSPRGFPRALAGGSGPLPGAESGRLQLAQWLTDAKNPLTSRVMVNRLWRWHFGAGLLRSTDNFGNLGDRPSHPELLDWL